Proteins encoded together in one Telopea speciosissima isolate NSW1024214 ecotype Mountain lineage chromosome 4, Tspe_v1, whole genome shotgun sequence window:
- the LOC122659727 gene encoding probable calcium-binding protein CML41, with translation MSTVTVSKASSPSKWFSNKSFKLISLPRLRPSKSNVSSSPKNNSSSPQGSSGSNIPPLMSTPKDRSRKDQLRQVFRYFDSDGDGKISSYELRSYFASIGEYMSQEQAQGVINDLDTDADNLMDFEDFVKLMERDDQSGKEEDEDLRRAFEMFEVEKGSGCITPKGLQRMFSRLGDERSYEECKAMIQKFDLDGNGVLDFHEFNQMMA, from the coding sequence atgTCAACTGTTACCGTTTCCAAGGCATCATCACCATCTAAATGGTTCTCCAACAAGAGCTTCAAGCTAATTAGCCTCCCTCGCCTTCGTCCTTCCAAATCCAATGTTTCTTCAAGTCCCAAGAACAACTCATCCTCCCCACAAGGGAGTAGTGGTAGTAATATTCCTCCATTAATGTCGACACCCAAAGATCGATCAAGAAAGGACCAACTCCGACAAGTATTTCGTTACTTCGACAGTGATGGTGATGGGAAAATCTCGAGCTACGAACTCAGATCCTATTTTGCGTCGATAGGGGAATACATGTCCCAAGAACAAGCTCAAGGTGTGATTAATGATCTCGACACAGACGCAGACAATTTGATGGATTTTGAAGATTTTGTGAAGTTGATGGAACGTGATGATCAAAGTGgaaaagaggaagatgaagatcTGAGAAGAGCCTTTGAGATGTTTGAAGTGGAGAAGGGATCTGGTTGCATTACTCCCAAGGGCTTGCAGAGGATGTTCAGTCGCCTTGGGGACGAAAGATCTTATGAGGAGTGCAAAGCTATGATTCAGAAATTCGACCTCGACGGCAATGGGGTGCTTGATTTCCATGAATTTAACCAGATGATGGCTTAA